The following is a genomic window from Streptomyces sp. NBC_01381.
CTGGGCGTGCTGGGCCGAGGAGCCGCGGTCGGTTCCGCCGCGCTCCGGCTCTGCCGCAGCGCTGCTGCCATCCCTCTTGAAACGTCCCTGCACTAGCGTCGCAACCTCTGGACCAGGCGTCCTTCCGCATGAACGGACGGACGGTGTCGGCGTCGTGGGGCACTGAGCGCGCCCCATGGTGGTCGTGAGTGAGCCGGCGCTGCTCCCCTTTCCCGCCGCCACTCGGCGCTGCGTTGCGCCCCTGCGCGCCGGTTCGATCCCGCGGCGGTCCCGGGAATTCCAGCACAGTGCAGGATCTCCAACAAGGCCCGTGTGTCGCGCCGGGCTTTCCGTGACAGGGCGTGAGTGGGGCGTCACGAGATGTAGAACGTTATCCGGGGCAAAAAGGCCCATTAACGGCAGAACGCCTACGGGTGGGGGGTGTCCCAGTCTTCATGATCGGGAGCGGAATGGTGCCTTCAATGGCTGAATGTCCGATTCCAACAGGGCCTTCACGAGCCGGAATTGACCCTTTTGCCCGCTAGCTCGTGAGCAAACTCACATCAAGATCATGGCCTCAAAAGGACTTTGGCCGGGAATTGGATGTTTAGCCTGACGCTTTACAGGGATGGCGAATCCGACAACCCGCGTCCACCCCGCGACGCCCCAACTGACAAGGCCTGAACAACAGATGAAGACTGTGAAGTCGGCGATGTTCCGCAACATAGCCAACCCGCGCCGCACCACTCTGGCCCACCTCACGGACGCCGACGAGTTCCAGGCGGCCCCCGAGCAGCCGGAGCACGCGCTGGAACTCCCGACGCAGACGGCGAACCCCAGGCGCACGATCCTCATGGACGCGCCGGAGCAGCCGACGCCGGTCGCGGGCTGACGCGCGAAGCCGACCCCTCCCGTTAGCCTGGAGCGTCAGACTCCACCCACATTCATCAAGGGGCCAAGGCTCACGTGCGCATCGCCAGGTTCTCCATCGACGGCAACGTCGCCTTCGGCGCGGTCGAGGGTGACAAGCCCGACGAGCTAGTCGTCGACATCATCAAGGGCAGCCCGTACGTCGCCGAGTTCGAGCTGAGCGGTGTCAAGGTCCCGCTCGGCAAAGTCCGGCTGCTGCCCCCCGTCATCGGTCACAAGATCGTGGCGTTCGGCCGCAACTACGCGGAGCACGCGAAGGAGCTCGGCAGCGACGTCCCCGACGTCCCGTTCGCCTTCTTCAAGCCCGCGACCTCGATGATCGGCTCCGGCGACGCCATCGCGTACCCGCCCTTCTCCGAGGAGCTGCACCACGAGGCCGAGCTGGCCGTGGTCATCGGCCGCATGTGCCGCGAGGTCCCGCGCGAACGCGTCAAGGACGTGATCTTCGGCTACACCTGCGCCAACGACGTCACGGCCCGTGACGTGCAGCGCCGTGAGAAGCAGTGGGCCCGCGCCAAGGGCTTCGACAGCGCCTGCCCGCTCGGCCCCTGGGTGGAGACGGACATCGACCTGACCGCGGCCAACGACCTCACGATCCAGTGCACGGTCAATGGCGAGCAGCGCCAGCTCGGCCGTACCAGCGAGATGGTCCACTCCATCGAGGACCTGATCGTGAACATCACCGAGGCCATGACGCTGCTCCCCGGCGACGTCATCCTCACGGGCACCCCGGCAGGGGTCGGCCCCCTCAACGTCGGCGACGAGGTCGCCGTCACCATCGAACGCATCGGCACTCTCACCAACAAGGTGATCAAGCGTGGCTAACGCGACGAACGTACGCGTACGTTTCTGTCCCTCCCCGACCGGCAACCCCCACGTGGGCCTGGTCCGCACCGCCCTCTTCAACTGGGCGTTCGCCCGGCACAACGAGGGCACCCTGGTCTTCCGCATCGAGGACACCGACGCGGCTCGCGACTCCGAGGAGTCCTACGAGCAGCTCCTGGACTCGATGCGCTGGCTGGGCTTCGACTGGGACGAGGGCCCCGAGGTCGGCGGCCCGCACGCGCCGTACCGCCAGTCGCAGCGCATGGACATCTACCAGGACGTGGCGCAGAAGCTCCGGGACGGCGGCTACGCCTACCCCTGCTACTGCACCACCGAGGAGCTGGACACCCGCCGCGAGGCCGCCCGCGCCGCCGGCAAGCCGTCCGGCTACGACGGCCACTGCCGCGACCTGACCGCCGCGCAGATCGAGGCCTACGAGGCCGAGGGCCGCAAGCACATCGTGCGCTTCCGGATGCCGGACGAGGCGACGACCTTCACGGACCTGGTCCGCGGCGACATCACGGTCCAGGCGGAGAACGTCACGGACTACGGCATCGTGCGCGCCAACGGAGCCCCGCTCTACACGCTCGTCAACCCGGTCGACGACGCCCTGATGGAGATCACCCACGTCCTGCGCGGCGAGGACCTGCTCTCCTCCACGCCCCGCCAGATCGCCCTCTACAAGGCGCTGATCGAGCTGGGCATCGCCAAGGGCATCCCCGAGTTCGGGCACCTGCCGTACGTCATGGGCGAGGGCAACAAGAAGCTGAGCAAGCGCGACCCCCAGGCGTCGCTCAACCTCTACAGGGAGCGCGGCTTCCTCCCCGAGGGCCTGCTGAACTATCTCTCCCTCCTGGGCTGGTCGTTCTCCGCGGACCAGGACGTCTTCTCGATCCCCGACATGGTCGCCAAGTTCGACCTCGCGGACGTGAACGCCAACCCGGCCCGCTTCGACCTGAAGAAGGCCGAGGCGATCAACGCCGACCACATCCGCATGCTGGACGTGAAGACCTTCGCCGAGGCCTGCGAGCCCTGGCTGAAGGCCCCGCACGCCAACTGGGCCCCCGAGGCGTTCGACCAGGCGGCCTGGGAGGCCATCGCCCCGCACGCCCAGACCCGTATCAAGGTGCTCTCCGAGATCACGGAGAACGTGGACTTCCTCTTCCTCGACGCGCCCGTCGAGGACGAGGCGTCCTGGACGAAGGCCATGGGCAAGGGCGACCCGGCCGCGCTCCTGACGACGGCTCGCGCCAAGCTCGAGGCCGCCGACTGGACCTCCCCCGAGTCCCTCAAGGAGGCCGTCCTGGCCGCCGGCGAGGAGCACGGCCTGAAGCTCGGCAAGGCCCAGGCCCCGGTCCGCGTGGCCGTCACCGGCCGCACGGTCGGCCTGCCGCTCTTCGAGTCCCTGGAGATCCTGGGCAAGGAGAAGTCCCTGTCCCGCATCGACGCGGCCCTGACGAAGCTCGCCGCGTAGGCACGCACGTACGCGACGAAGGGCCCGGAAGCCACCACGGCTCCCGGGCCCTTCGCGTACGTTCAGAACATGCCGATCAAAGCCGTGGTCTGGACGTAGACACTGCATTCTTCGGGGGCTGTGACATAAGCGACTTCGTCGCGGGCCCCCGAACCCCCAGCCGGGAGCGGCGGCTGCGATTACCGTCGACACCATGCCGATCAAAGCCGTGGTCTGGGACATCGACGACACGATCTTCGATTACGCGCAGGCCGACTCCGCCGGCATGCACGCGCACCTCGCCGCCGAGGGACTCCTGCAGCGGTTCGGTTCGGCCGAGCGTGCGCTGACGCTCTGGCGTGAGATCACCCACCGCCACTGGGCGCGCTTCAGCGAGGGCCTGCGGGACTTCCAGGACCAGCGCCGCGACCGGGTACGCGAGTTCCTCGACACACCCGCCCTGGACGACGCGGACGCCGACGCCTGGTTCGACCGCTACGTGGGCCACTACGAATCCGCCTGGGCCCTCTTCCCCGACACGGTGCCCGTCCTGGACGCCCTCGCCGACGACTACCGCCACGCGGTCCTCTCCAACTCCGCCCTGGTCGTCCAGGACCGCAAGCTGCGCGTCCTGGGCGTGCGCGACCGCTTCGAGTCCGTCCTGTGCGCCGCCGAACTCGGCGTCTCCAAGCCCGCGGCCGAGGCCTTCCACGCGGTCTGTACGACGATGGGTCTGGAGCCGGAGGAGATCGCCTACGTAGGGGACCAGCCGGAGATCGACGCCAGGGGCGCGCGGGACGCGGGTCTCGTCGGGATCTGGCTCGACCGCAACAGCGCAGCCCAGGAAGGCCCGTCGGGCGTCCACCGCATCACGCGGCTCACCGAGCTGCCGCCGCTGCTCCGCGCCGATACCCGTTTTGGAGCGCCGTCCACCTTCGGGTAATGTTCTTCCTGCGCCGCCCGAGAAGGCCGAAAGGTCCGGCAGGGAGGCGTAAGTCGAAGCAAAACTCCCGCAAGGGGTTGCGTCTCGATGGCCTATGGTGTAATTGGCAGCACGACGGTTTCTGGTTCCGTTAGTCTAGGTTCGAGTCCTGGTAGGCCAGCTCGCAGAGCTTATCTGCAACGCCCCCGTTGTGTAGCGGCCTAGCACGCTGCCCTCTCAAGGCAGTAGCGCCGGTTCGAATCCGGTCGGGGGTACAGATCCTTCCCATGGAAGCAGTCCGGGTCGCACCCACTGCCGCCGATGCAGGATCGCTAGGGCCCCCGTTGTGTAGCGGCCTAGCACGCCGCCCTCTCAAGGCGGTAGCGCCGGTTCGAATCCGGTCGGGGGTACGCAAGGTCTAGCTGGTCTAGACCAGTGGGCTATGGTGTAATTGGCAACACGACGGTTTCTGGTTCCGTTGTTCTAGGTTCGAGTCCTGGTAGCCCAGCGCAGTCCAAGCAGTGCAGATGGACAAGCTAGCCCCCGTTGTGTAGCGGCCTAGCACGCCGCCCTCTCAAGGCGGTAGCGCCGGTTCGAATCCGGTCGGGGGTACGCGAGTGGAGGGGCCTTCCCGCAAGGGAGGGCCCCTTCGTCGTTCCCGCGTCACGCTTGCGAACCCGCCTGGCCGTAGCGCCGGTTGGACTCCTCGGTCTGCGCCATCCTGCGCAGCGCGAGCAGCACCGGCTCGTACAGGACGGTGAGCGCGACCGCCGCCTCCAGCTGCTCGTCGGGTGATTCGTAGCGCTCCACCAAGTCCAGGTCGGCGACGGCCAGTTGGCCCGCCGAGCGGGCGTAGGGCGCCAAGTCGTCTACGGCGCACGGGTATCCGAGCCGTGACAGCGTGCCGACCGCAGTCACCAGCATCCGGTACGCCGGCGAATCCGCCCCGTACGCCTGGGCGTTCGCCCAGCCGAGCCGCCGGAGCAGCGCGTCGACGGTGTGCCCTGCCGCGTCCGTCACCGCATCGTCCGCGGTGGTCTGCGGGCCGTGCGGCAGCGCCCATACCGCCGTACCCAGGCGGGAGTTGCGGTCAAGGGACTCGTCCTCCAGGGCGGTGAGCACCTCGCGGGCCGACGCGATCGGCACCCGGCCCACCTGGATGAGCGCCCGGACCAGCCGCAGCCGCTGCAGATGGCCCTCGTCGTACTCGGACTGCGTCGCCGTGACCCGGCGGCCCGGCGGCAGCAGTCCCTCGCGCAGGTAGTACTTGATCGTGGCCGTCGAGACCCCGCTGCGCGTGCTCAGCTCCGCCAGTCTCATCGGCTCGTCCCTCTCCTTACGCCTTGCGCCTTCGCTTGGTGAGTGGCACTATCCAATCATGGATAGCAAAGCTATCCAATGCTCTCTGAAGGGGGACCCATCATGAGCAGCAAGCCGATCGAAGGGCGCATGACCGCCGACGCGCAGGGCGGCGTGACCGTCTTCACCATCGGGATGCGCATCAACAACTTCCGTGCCGTGCGCAGCTGGTGGCCGGTCTTCCGGGCGATGCCGCGGATGCTCAAGGAGCTGTCCAAGGATCGGGGGATCGGCATGCTGGGCTATCAGCTGCTGCTCGGCGCTCCGCGCGTGCTGTACGTCGTGCAGTACTGGGAGTCGCCGGAGAAGCTGCTTGCCTACGCGTCGGATCAGGGCAAGGAGCACCGGCCCGCCTGGGCGGCCTTCAACCGCAGGATGCGGGAGGGCAAGGGCAAGGTCGGCTTCTGGCACGAGACCTATGTCGTGCCGGCTGGCGCCCATGAGGCGGTGTACGTGAACATGCCGGAGTTCGGCCTGGGCAAGGCCATCGGCGTGGTGCCGGTCGGTCGGCGGGGAGACCGGGCCGCCGACCGTCTCAAGGCGGCCTGAGAGGCCGCACGGGCGCAACGGGCACAACAGCACAGCCGGAGGGGCCGCCGCGGCGTTGAGGCGGCCCCTCCGGCTGTGTGCGTCGGTGAGTGCGTCCGGCGGGTCAGCCGGTGCGGCGCAGCGCCTCGGAGAGGCGTCCTGCCGCGTCGATGACCGCCTGGGCGTGCATCCGGCCCGGGTGGCGGGTCAGGCGCTCGATCGGTCCGGAGACCGAGACGGCGGCGACCACGCGGTTCGAGGGGCCGCGCACGGGCGCGGAGACGGACGCGACGCCCGGCTCCCGCTCGCCGATCGACTGGGCCCAGCCCCGGCGGCGTACACCCGAAAGGGCCGTGGCCGTGAAACGGGCGCCCTGGAGGCCGCGGTGCAGGCGCTCCGGCTCCTCCCAGGCCATCAGGATCTGGGCCGACGAGCCCGCCTTCATGGTGAGCGTCGAACCGACGGGGACCGTGTCCCGCAGGCCCGAGAGGCGCTCGGCCGCCGCGACGCAGATGCGCATGTCGCCCTGGCGGCGGTAGAGCTGCGCGCTCTCGCCCGTGACGTCACGCAGATGCGTGAGGACCGGGCCCGCCGTGGCGAGCAGACGGTCCTCGCCGGCCGCCGCCGCGAGTTCCGCGAGGCGCGGGCCGAGAATGAAACGGCCCTGCATGTCCCGCGCCACCATCCGGTGGTGTTCCAGTGCCACGGCGAGGCGATGTGCCGTGGGTCGTGCGAGTCCGGTGGCCGCGACCAACCCCGCGAGGGTGGCCGGACCGGACTCCAGGGCGCTCAAGACGAGAGCCGCCTTGTCGAGAACGCCGACGCCGCTAGAGTTGTCCATGCGTCGATACTCGCGTCTCACTCTGTGAAACGCAAGTTCAATTTTCCATGGAACACGTCACTCTGTAGGTGCGGTCCGCGGACCAACGGATACGCGGCCGACGCACGGCACGAGGGGTACGTGCGTGGGCGAACAATTCTCTAGTTGGGCCGGCCCAAGACAGCCGGTCGGAGGGAAAGCGATGGGTAGGACACTCGCGGAGAAGGTCTGGGACGACCACGTCGTCCGGCGCGCCGAAGGCGAGCCTGACCTCCTCTTCATCGATCTGCACCTGCTGCACGAGGTGACGAGCCCGCAGGCCTTCGACGGCCTCCGGCAGGCCGGCCGTCCGGTGCGGCGGCTCGACCTCACCATCGCGACCGAGGATCACAACACCCCGACCCTCGACATCGACAAGCCCATCGCGGACCCGGTCTCGCGGGCCCAGTTGGAGACGCTGCGCAAGAACTGCGCGGAGTTCGGCGTACGGCTGCACTCGCTCGGCGACGTCGAGCAGGGTGTCGTCCACGTGGTGGGACCGCAGCTGGGCCTGACCCAGCCGGGCACCACCGTGGTCTGCGGTGACTCCCACACCTCCACGCACGGTGCCTTCGGCGCCCTGGCGTTCGGCATCGGCACCTCCCAGGTCGAGCACGTCCTGGCCACCCAGACGCTGCCGCTGGCCCGCCCGAAGACCATGGCCATCACGGTCGACGGCGAGCTGCCCGACGGCGTCACCGCCAAGGACCTGATCCTCGCCATCATCGCGAAGATCGGCACCGGCGGTGGCCAGGGCTACATCCTGGAATACCGGGGCTCCGCCATCGAGAAACTCTCGATGGAGGCCCGCATGACCATCTGCAACATGTCGATCGAGGCCGGTGCCCGCGCGGGCATGATCGCGCCCGACCAGACCACCTTCGACTACATCGAGGGCCGCGCGCACGCCCCGCAGGGCGCGGACTGGGACGCCGCGGTCGCGTACTGGAAGACCCTGAAGACGGACGAGGACGCGGTCTTCGACGCCGAGGTCTACATCGACGCCGCCGCGCTCTCGCCGTTCGTCACCTGGGGCACCAACCCCGGGCAGGGTGCGCCGCTCTCCGCGCAGGTCCCCGATCCGGCTTCGTACGAAGACGAGTCGGAGCGGTACGCCGCCGAAAAGGCCCTGGAATACATGGGGTTGAGCGCCGGGCAGCCGCTGCGCGACATCAAGGTCGACACGGTCTTCGTAGGTTCCTGCACCAACGGCCGTATCGAGGACCTGCGGGCCGCCGCGTCCATCGTCGAGGGTCGCAAAGTCGCCGACGGCGTACGGATGCTGATCGTTCCCGGCTCGGTCCGGGTCGCCCTGCAGGCCATCGACGAGGGTCTGGACAAGGTCTTCACCGCCGCGGGCGCCGAATGGCGGCACGCGGGCTGCTCGATGTGCCTGGGCATGAACCCCGACCAACTGGCCCCCGGCGAGCGCTCCGCGTCGACCTCCAACCGCAACTTCGAAGGCAGGCAGGGCAAGGGCGGCCGCACCCACCTGGTCTCCCCGCAGGTGGCCGCCGCCACCGCGGTCACCGGCCATCTCGCCTCGCCCGCGGACCTGTCCGACACCCCCGCGACCGCCGGAGTCTGAGAACCATGGAAGCCTTCACCACGCACACCGGCCGGGCCGTACCGCTGCGCCGCAGCAACGTCGACACCGACCAGATCATCCCTGCCCACTGGCTGAAGAAGGTCACCCGGGACGGGTTCGAGGACGGGCTCTTTGAGGCCTGGCGCAAGGACGGCGAGTTCATCCTGAACAAGCCCGAACGCCAGGGCGCCACGGTCCTGGTCGCCGGTCCCGACTTCGGCACGGGCTCCTCCCGCGAGCACGCCGTGTGGGCGCTGCAGAACTACGGCTTCAAGGCCGTCATCTCCTCGCGCTTCGCCGACATCTTCCGCGGCAACTCGCTGAAGAACGGCCTGCTCACCGTCGTGCTCGACCAGAAGGTCGTGGACGCGCTGTGGGCGCTGACCGAGCGCGACCCGCAGGCCGAAATCACCGTTGACCTGCAGGATCGCCAGGTCCGCGCGGAGGGCGTCACCGCCGACTTCGAGCTCGACGAGAACGCCCGCTGGCGGCTCCTGAACGGCCTGGACGACATCAGCATCACGCTGCAGAACGAGCCGGACATCGCCGCGTACGAGTCCGGGCGCCCCGCGTACAAGCCGCGGACCGTGCAGGTCTGACACCTCCGCAACACCCTGATGTACCCCCAATCGTGGACGGTTGGGGGTACTTCTGTGTGCGCGTCCTTCAGGTGCCCGCTGACCTGAACGGGTGGTCTCAACTCCCTTGACGCGGAAGGCAGAAGAGGCTTGAAATCCCCTTGTACTCAGTCCGACCGGGTACCCTCAGGAGGGCGCCGGATGTGGGTAGTTACCCCCTGCGGAGGCGACAACTCGCCCCAGATGGCACAATCGGTGCATGGGACGTGACAGCCAACTCGAGCTCTACGGGCTTGTTGCGGACCAACTGAAGGAAGCGCACTCAAGAGTGCGTGCACTGCAAGTCCCGGAGGGCGTACGGATGGCGCTGACCCGGAAGCTGCTGGTCATTACGGCCGCGGCCAAACACGATCTCGCCGATGCGGCAAGGCGTCTGGAGCGATTGATGGCGGACCTCGACAAGGCTGACGAGGGCCGATTCCCCGAAGACACCTGAGCGGCAAGGCTCAACGGGCCTGCGAGGGACCTTCGAGGAACTCATGGACAGTCCAGTTCGTTGCGGCACAAGGGTGATTAGCCCGTTTCGTGTTTGATTTGCGGTATATATCTGCCTAACGTGCGAAAAAGCCTGGCGAATACGCTCGGGCGATGTCTCCGAAGGGGAAGACGTGAACAAGGCGCAGCTCGTAGAAGCGATTGCCGACAAGGTGGGTGGCCGTCAGCAGGCCGCCGACGCTGTGGACGCGGTTCTGGACGCAGTCGTCCGTGCCGTGGTCAGCGGAGACCGCGTTTCGGTCACCGGCTTCGGCTCGTTCGAGAAGGTTGACCGTCCGGCCCGTTACGCCCGCAACCCGCAGACCGGGGAGCGCGTTCGGGTCAAGAAGACCTCGGTTCCGCGCTTCCGTGCGGGTCAGGGCTTCAAGGACCTGGTCAGCGGCTCGAAGAAGCTCCCGAAGAACGACGTCGCGGTCAAGAAGGCGCCCAAGGGCAGCCTGACCGGCGGTGCTTCGGCGACGGTCAAGAAGGCCGCGGCCAAGAAGGCCACCGCCAAGAAGGCGACGGCGAAGAAGGCCGCCACCGCCAAGAAGGCCACCGCCAAGAAGACGACGGCGAAGAAGACCACGGCGAAGAAGACCACCGCCAAGAAGGCGGCGACGGCCAAGAAGGCCACGGCCAAGAAGACGACGGCGAAGAAGGCCGCGCCGGCGAAGAAGGCCACCGCCAAGAAGACCGCGCCGGCCAAGAAGGCCACCGCAAAGAAGGCGCCCGCGAAGAAGTCGACGGCGCGCAAGACCACCGCCAAGAAGGCGACCGCCCGCAAGAAGTAAGAGGCACGAGGGCACTCACGCGCCGGGCCGGGCTCCCCACAGGGAGCCCGGCCCGCGGCGTGTGTGGGGCCACCAGGGGGTTCAGAACGTCTGCAGCGTCACCAGCGTGATGCGCCGCTGCTCGCCCTCACCCTCGACCTCGATGCGAACCCGCTGCCCGGGCCTGAGCAACCGCAGGCCGCCCGCGTCGAACGCCGGGGGATCGAAGGGCACCGGGGTGCCGTCGTCGAGCAGCACGCTGCCGCTGTGGGTCTCGGGGTCGTACGTGTACGCGGTCGCCTGCATGGAGGCAGCGTACTCAGTCGGCGATCAGCAGTCGGGCGGCGGCCGAGGCGGTGCGCGGTCCGACGCCCAGCGCGAGCGCGGCCCGCAGATCGTCGCCGGTGTCCACGTCCTGGCGTACGGAATCGACGCCGGCGAGCAGGAGTTCCACCGCCCCCGAAGTCGCGTGGCGGGAACGGGACGCCGTGCCGAATGCGGGGCGCAATTCCGTTCCGGGCGCGGCGGACAGCAGTGTCGTTCCGATTCCTGCGGCATCGGGCAGGAATGCGCGGGGGAATTGGGCCGCCCCGTCGAGAACCCGGGCCAATTCCGCGGGGCGCAGTGCGGGCAGATCGGCATTGAGCGCCGCGACGGCCGCCGCGGGCCGCTCGGCGCGCACGGCCGAGGCCCCGTGCGCCAGGGCGGCGTTGAGGCCCCCTGGTGGCTCGTCCCGCACGATCCGGGCGCCCAGGGCCGCGAGCTCGCGCCCCGCGTGGCCGTCGTCCGTGATGACCACCACATCCCGCACCGCCGCGCAGGCCGTCGCGGCGGCCACGGTGTCCTGGGCGAAGGCGAGGGCGAGCCCCGGGCGCAGTCGGTCGCCCGCGGTGTCCGCCAGCCTGCTCTTGGCCCGCGCCAGCGGCTTCAGGGGTATGACCAGGGTCCACAGCAAGGGGGCGGCTCCGTCCTTCGCGTCGGGGCCATTGTGACTTGCTGGGGGGCTTCGCCATGAGGGCGGGCGTACGGTGTTCTCGACAGACAGGCAGCCTGGGGCGACACTTGTGCGGCCGACCAGGTTCATGGAGGAAGGTGTCCGAGTGTCCCGCCGCAGAATCGGCTTCTGGTACCGCCTGGCGGCGGTCATCGCTAAACCGCCGCTGGTGGTTCTGTTCAAGCGGGACTGGCGTGGAATGGAACACATTCCTGCGCATGGTGGATTCATCACCGCCGTGAATCACAACTCGTATATCGACCCGCTCTCCTACGCGCACTTTCAGTACAACACCGGACGAGTGCCGCGATTTCTGGCAAAGGACGGCCTTTTCAAGGACGGCTTCGTCGGCAAGGTCATGAAGGGCACGGGACAGATCCCGGTCTACCGCGAGACCACGAACGCGCTCGACGCCTTCCGTGCCGCGGTCGGCGCGATCGAGCGCGGCGAATGCGTCGCGTTCTACCCCGAAGGCACCCTCACCCGGGACCCCGAGATGTGGCCGATGACCGCCAAGTCCGGTGCCGCGCGGGTCGCTCTGGAGACCAAGTGCCCGGTGATCCCGGTCGCGCAGTGGGGCGCCAACCTCGCGCTTCCCCCGTACAGCAAGAAGCTCAGCCTCTTTCCTCGCAAGAAGCTCCAGGTCCTGGCGGGCAAGCCGGTCGACCTCTCGCGCTTCTATGAGCAGGAGCCCACCCCCGAGATCCTGCGGGAGGTGACCGAGACCATCATGGCCGCGGTCACCGAACTCCTGGAGGAGATCCGGGGGGAGAAGGCTCCCGAGACCCCCTACGACCCGCGCAGGGCGCGGCTCGCACAACGACGCAAGGCGACCGGCCGCAGTGGTCTGGAAGCACCCGAGAACACCCCGGAGGACAGCAAGTGACGAACCCCGTGAAGGCGGCCGTCTTCGGAACGGGCTCTTGGGGTACGGCCTTCGGCATGGTGCTCGCCGACGCGGGGTGCGACGTCACCCTGTGGGCCCGTCGCGCCGAACTCGCCGACGCCGTCAACTCCTCGCGCCGCAACCCGGACTACCTCCCCGAGGTCGAACTCCCCGCGAACCTCAGGGCGACCACCGACCCGGCGGAGGCCGCGGCCGGCGCCGACTTCACCGTGCTCGCCGTGCCCTCGCAGACGCTGCGCGGGAACCTCGCCGAGTGGGCGCCGCTGCTCGCCCCCGACACGGTGCTCGTCTCCCTCATGAAGGGCGTCGAACTCGGCTCCGCGATGCGGATGAGCGAGGTCATCGAGGACGTCACGAAGGTCCCCGCCGACCGCATCGCCGTCGTCACCGGGCCCAACCTGGCCCGCGAGATCGCCGCCAGGCAGCCTGCCGCAGCCGTGGTCGCCTGCCGCGACGAATCGATCGCGCAACGCCTCCAGGCGGCCTGCCACACCCCGTACTTCCGCCCGTACACGAACACCGACGTCGTGGGCTGTGAGCTCGGCGGCGCCGTCAAGAACGTCATCGGGCTCGCCGTCGGCATCGCCGACGGCATGGGCCTGGGCGACAACGCCAAGGGCTCGCTCATCACCCGCGGCCTCGCCGAGACCACCCGGCTCGGCCTGGCGATGGGCGCCGACCCGCTGACGTTCTCCGGACTCGCGGGCCTGGGCGACCTGGTGGCGACCTGCTCGTCGCCGCTCTCGCGCAACCACACCTTCGGCACCAACCTCGGCAAGGGCATGACCCTGGAGGAGACCATCGCGGTCACCAAGCAGACCGCGGAGGGCGTCAAGTCCTGTGAGTCGGTGCTGGATCTGGCCCGTCGGCACGGCGTCGACATGCCGATCACGGAGACGGTCGTGGGCATCGTGCACGAGGGCACGCCGCCGGTCGTCGCCCTCAAGGAGCTGATGTCGCGCAGCGCCAAGCCCGAGCGCCGCTGACTCTGTTCCGGCCAGCGGGTACCCTCAAGCCGATATGAGCAGCGAGAACCTCCCCCAGAGCCCCAAGGCGCGCCCCGAGCAGAGCTCTGAGCTGCCGCTCCGCAAGCCGCGTGTGGCCGTCGTGTTCGGCGGCCGCAGTTCGGAGCACGGCATCTCGGTCGTCACGGCGGGTGCCGTACTGCGTGCCATCGACCGCACCAAGTACGACGTCCTGCCCATCGGCATCAC
Proteins encoded in this region:
- a CDS encoding HU family DNA-binding protein, which translates into the protein MNKAQLVEAIADKVGGRQQAADAVDAVLDAVVRAVVSGDRVSVTGFGSFEKVDRPARYARNPQTGERVRVKKTSVPRFRAGQGFKDLVSGSKKLPKNDVAVKKAPKGSLTGGASATVKKAAAKKATAKKATAKKAATAKKATAKKTTAKKTTAKKTTAKKAATAKKATAKKTTAKKAAPAKKATAKKTAPAKKATAKKAPAKKSTARKTTAKKATARKK
- a CDS encoding NAD(P)H-dependent glycerol-3-phosphate dehydrogenase, whose protein sequence is MTNPVKAAVFGTGSWGTAFGMVLADAGCDVTLWARRAELADAVNSSRRNPDYLPEVELPANLRATTDPAEAAAGADFTVLAVPSQTLRGNLAEWAPLLAPDTVLVSLMKGVELGSAMRMSEVIEDVTKVPADRIAVVTGPNLAREIAARQPAAAVVACRDESIAQRLQAACHTPYFRPYTNTDVVGCELGGAVKNVIGLAVGIADGMGLGDNAKGSLITRGLAETTRLGLAMGADPLTFSGLAGLGDLVATCSSPLSRNHTFGTNLGKGMTLEETIAVTKQTAEGVKSCESVLDLARRHGVDMPITETVVGIVHEGTPPVVALKELMSRSAKPERR
- the cofC gene encoding 2-phospho-L-lactate guanylyltransferase; the protein is MLWTLVIPLKPLARAKSRLADTAGDRLRPGLALAFAQDTVAAATACAAVRDVVVITDDGHAGRELAALGARIVRDEPPGGLNAALAHGASAVRAERPAAAVAALNADLPALRPAELARVLDGAAQFPRAFLPDAAGIGTTLLSAAPGTELRPAFGTASRSRHATSGAVELLLAGVDSVRQDVDTGDDLRAALALGVGPRTASAAARLLIAD
- the leuD gene encoding 3-isopropylmalate dehydratase small subunit — its product is MEAFTTHTGRAVPLRRSNVDTDQIIPAHWLKKVTRDGFEDGLFEAWRKDGEFILNKPERQGATVLVAGPDFGTGSSREHAVWALQNYGFKAVISSRFADIFRGNSLKNGLLTVVLDQKVVDALWALTERDPQAEITVDLQDRQVRAEGVTADFELDENARWRLLNGLDDISITLQNEPDIAAYESGRPAYKPRTVQV
- a CDS encoding 1-acyl-sn-glycerol-3-phosphate acyltransferase is translated as MSRRRIGFWYRLAAVIAKPPLVVLFKRDWRGMEHIPAHGGFITAVNHNSYIDPLSYAHFQYNTGRVPRFLAKDGLFKDGFVGKVMKGTGQIPVYRETTNALDAFRAAVGAIERGECVAFYPEGTLTRDPEMWPMTAKSGAARVALETKCPVIPVAQWGANLALPPYSKKLSLFPRKKLQVLAGKPVDLSRFYEQEPTPEILREVTETIMAAVTELLEEIRGEKAPETPYDPRRARLAQRRKATGRSGLEAPENTPEDSK